In Lentilitoribacter sp. Alg239-R112, the following proteins share a genomic window:
- a CDS encoding TIGR02117 family protein, producing MFKKSHIFWVCKKLSLGAAYCGASILIYGAFAIIGAVWISDNYNLKEAPQGQKIYVSSNGFHSDIIVPISDQILSKLPIKSEDFPNKLIDSQYLIIGWGSKTAYTSLLELTDMSASILAKSLFFDDSVIHVQPYNKELENSALKAITLDEIHFEKLLKFIANTFYYNAAGQSELVINASHGFGDVFFKAAPKYHIFYSCNVWTGEALREAGLIMGIWTPFTQSLEWSLSKNY from the coding sequence TTGTTTAAAAAATCACACATATTTTGGGTTTGTAAAAAGCTCTCATTAGGCGCCGCTTATTGTGGGGCAAGCATTTTAATCTATGGCGCCTTTGCTATCATTGGTGCTGTATGGATATCGGATAATTACAACTTGAAAGAAGCCCCCCAAGGGCAAAAAATTTACGTGTCATCAAACGGGTTTCACAGCGATATAATTGTCCCCATAAGTGATCAAATATTGTCCAAGCTCCCTATTAAATCAGAGGATTTTCCTAACAAACTGATAGATTCTCAATATCTAATTATAGGCTGGGGATCAAAAACGGCCTACACAAGTTTACTAGAATTAACCGACATGTCAGCTTCAATTTTGGCTAAATCTCTCTTTTTTGACGATTCTGTGATCCATGTTCAGCCTTATAATAAAGAGTTAGAAAACAGTGCTCTAAAAGCAATAACATTGGATGAAATTCATTTTGAGAAACTCCTAAAATTTATAGCCAATACGTTTTATTACAATGCGGCAGGGCAGAGCGAATTAGTGATAAATGCATCCCATGGATTTGGGGATGTATTCTTCAAAGCGGCACCAAAATATCACATATTTTATAGTTGTAATGTTTGGACAGGAGAAGCACTCCGCGAGGCCGGTCTAATCATGGGAATATGGACTCCATTTACACAATCGCTCGAATGGAGCTTATCAAAAAACTACTGA
- a CDS encoding HAD family hydrolase produces the protein MDDILIVFDLDGTLIDTSHDLLDSLNFCLSTIDLEPVEYGQLSVLVGQGAKAMLTRAFDIRSKSVSDSELNEFFELFVSHYGKNMPGKSRAYDGLDEALERLQIDGVRFAICTNKHESLARLLMEKLGMSDQFVALTGGNSFSFRKPDGRHILETIKLANGKPDRTIMIGDSINDIAAAKDAGIPSIGVPFGFSDVPIADLKPDGIISHYDELTYQLIIELLNK, from the coding sequence GTGGATGATATATTAATTGTATTTGATCTTGATGGCACGCTTATAGATACGTCGCATGACTTGCTGGATAGTTTGAATTTTTGTCTAAGTACTATCGATCTTGAACCTGTTGAATATGGTCAACTTTCCGTACTCGTTGGGCAGGGTGCCAAAGCTATGTTGACACGCGCATTTGATATTCGAAGCAAGTCGGTTTCTGACAGTGAATTGAATGAATTTTTTGAGCTGTTTGTTTCTCACTATGGAAAGAATATGCCTGGAAAATCGCGGGCCTATGATGGGTTAGATGAAGCGCTTGAACGATTGCAGATAGACGGTGTACGATTCGCTATATGTACGAATAAACATGAAAGTCTTGCTCGATTACTAATGGAAAAATTAGGAATGTCTGATCAGTTTGTTGCGCTAACGGGAGGAAACAGCTTTTCATTTCGCAAACCTGATGGAAGACATATTCTTGAAACAATCAAGCTGGCTAATGGAAAGCCTGATCGCACGATTATGATTGGTGATTCAATCAATGACATAGCCGCGGCAAAGGACGCCGGTATTCCATCTATCGGTGTGCCATTTGGTTTTTCTGATGTACCAATCGCAGATTTGAAACCTGACGGTATTATATCTCACTATGATGAGCTGACATATCAACTCATCATAGAATTACTCAATAAATAA
- the gor gene encoding glutathione-disulfide reductase, which translates to MAAYDFDLFVIGGGSGGVRAGRLAAAMGKRVGVAEEYRFGGTCVIRGCVPKKLFVYASSFPEHFEDATGYGWSVGETKFDWNTLIANKDKEIERLEGLYQKGLDGNGAKMFKSRAELVDQHTICLTATGETVTAEKILVATGGRPNPMSDLEGHEHCISSNEAFHLEQLPESILIAGGGYIAVEFANIFHGLGVRTTLIYRGNEILSRFDKDLRSNLQEAMITKGIDIQFSDTISKVEKNADGKLSVTTKAGNNAEYSQVMLALGRIANTDGLGLEKAGVEVSSRGAIIIDEYSKTNIDNIYALGDVTDKVQLTPVAIHEAMCFLETVYKDNPISPDHELIPTAVFSQPEIGTVGMSEEEAAKAFSEIEVYKAQFRPMRHTLTERQDKMMVKLVVNSADRKVLGAHILGPDAGELVQVLGITLKAGCTKDDFDRTMAVHPSASEELVTMYSPSYRIKNGERV; encoded by the coding sequence ATGGCTGCATACGATTTTGATCTTTTTGTAATTGGTGGCGGCTCCGGCGGCGTTCGTGCAGGACGATTAGCTGCGGCAATGGGAAAACGTGTTGGTGTTGCTGAAGAATATCGATTTGGTGGCACTTGCGTCATCCGAGGCTGCGTTCCTAAAAAATTGTTTGTGTATGCTTCTTCATTTCCTGAGCATTTCGAAGATGCGACCGGCTACGGTTGGAGCGTAGGCGAAACAAAGTTTGACTGGAATACTTTGATTGCTAACAAAGACAAAGAGATTGAACGTTTGGAAGGCCTTTACCAAAAGGGCCTTGATGGAAACGGTGCCAAGATGTTCAAAAGCCGTGCGGAATTGGTTGATCAACATACAATTTGCCTTACTGCAACTGGTGAAACCGTTACGGCTGAAAAAATTCTGGTTGCAACCGGCGGTCGACCAAACCCGATGAGTGACTTGGAAGGTCATGAACATTGTATTTCGTCCAATGAAGCATTTCATTTGGAACAATTGCCGGAATCTATTTTGATAGCAGGTGGTGGATATATTGCGGTCGAATTTGCCAATATTTTCCACGGCTTGGGTGTCAGAACGACGCTGATTTATCGTGGTAACGAAATCCTATCTCGTTTTGACAAGGACCTTCGGTCAAACCTGCAAGAAGCGATGATTACAAAAGGTATTGATATCCAATTTTCCGATACAATTTCGAAGGTTGAGAAAAACGCTGATGGCAAATTATCGGTTACTACAAAAGCTGGAAATAATGCTGAATACAGCCAAGTCATGCTTGCATTGGGCCGAATTGCAAATACCGATGGTCTTGGTCTCGAAAAGGCTGGAGTAGAGGTAAGTTCACGCGGCGCAATTATTATTGATGAATACTCAAAGACAAATATCGATAATATATACGCATTAGGAGACGTGACTGATAAGGTTCAGCTTACACCTGTAGCCATCCACGAAGCTATGTGTTTTCTGGAAACGGTTTATAAAGATAATCCAATATCACCAGATCATGAACTCATCCCCACTGCCGTGTTCTCACAGCCGGAGATCGGAACGGTTGGAATGAGCGAAGAAGAAGCGGCAAAAGCATTCTCGGAGATTGAGGTTTACAAGGCTCAATTCCGCCCTATGCGTCATACGCTGACAGAGCGCCAGGATAAGATGATGGTCAAATTAGTGGTCAACTCCGCTGATCGCAAGGTACTGGGTGCGCATATTCTGGGCCCCGACGCTGGTGAACTTGTTCAAGTCTTAGGCATAACGCTAAAAGCAGGATGCACAAAAGACGATTTTGATCGCACAATGGCGGTCCATCCCTCAGCATCTGAAGAACTTGTCACAATGTATTCCCCGAGCTATAGAATCAAAAATGGTGAACGGGTCTAG
- a CDS encoding GFA family protein encodes MAEIHAGSCNCGQVTFSIKGNLRDIMACHCSQCRKQSGLYFAATEAKDADLIINGAEHITWYSASEAAKRGFCRTCGSTLFWKHNELDRTSILAGAFDRPINVKITEHIFCKDRSRFYDISDGLPQYDGPPPILKTP; translated from the coding sequence ATGGCTGAAATACATGCTGGAAGCTGCAACTGCGGCCAGGTCACATTTTCTATCAAGGGAAATTTACGCGACATTATGGCATGTCACTGTAGTCAATGTCGCAAACAAAGTGGACTATATTTTGCGGCAACAGAAGCAAAAGACGCCGATTTAATCATCAATGGCGCAGAACACATAACTTGGTATTCGGCGTCGGAGGCCGCAAAACGCGGGTTCTGTAGAACTTGCGGGTCAACGTTGTTTTGGAAACACAATGAATTGGATAGAACATCTATTCTAGCTGGCGCATTTGACAGACCTATCAACGTCAAAATCACCGAACACATCTTCTGCAAAGACAGAAGTCGTTTTTACGATATATCTGATGGATTACCACAATATGATGGCCCTCCGCCTATCCTCAAAACACCATAA
- a CDS encoding 3-deoxy-7-phosphoheptulonate synthase class II — protein MAQNWNPTSWRNKPILQVPDYPEQTKLEETEARLSKFPPLVFAGEARALKNNLAKVANGEAFLLQGGDCAEAFAEHEGDNIRDFFRAFLQMSAVLTYGAQSPVIKVGRIAGQFAKPRSSNTETKDGVELPSYRGDIINGIEFNEEARVPDPERQVMAYRQSAATLNLLRAFAQGGYANLVNVHSWMLGFANGSPQSERYMKLANRISESINFMKAIGITPETHPALSETEFFTSHEALLLGYEQALTRIDSTTGDYYATSGHMIWIGDRTRQPDHAHVEFCRGIKNPLGLKCGPSLDPEELIELIDILNPENEAGRLTLIARFGHDKVADHLPKLIRAVEREGKKVVWSCDPMHGNTISMSGYKTRPFDRILTEVETFFDVHHAEGTHAGGIHVEMTGKNVTECTGGARALSGDDLSERYHTHCDPRLNAEQALELAFLVAERMKEGSKIITDAATA, from the coding sequence ATGGCACAAAACTGGAACCCAACCAGCTGGCGCAACAAGCCAATTTTGCAGGTGCCAGACTATCCAGAGCAAACAAAGCTGGAAGAAACAGAAGCCCGTTTATCAAAATTTCCACCGCTTGTTTTTGCAGGTGAAGCGCGCGCGCTTAAAAATAATCTTGCGAAGGTCGCGAATGGCGAAGCATTTCTCCTACAAGGCGGAGATTGTGCAGAAGCATTTGCTGAGCATGAAGGTGATAATATTCGTGACTTTTTCCGTGCATTTTTGCAGATGTCCGCGGTGCTGACTTATGGCGCACAAAGCCCTGTTATAAAAGTTGGTCGGATTGCTGGCCAGTTTGCAAAACCCCGTTCAAGCAATACTGAAACAAAAGATGGCGTGGAACTACCAAGTTATCGCGGTGACATCATCAATGGTATCGAGTTTAATGAGGAAGCTCGTGTTCCTGATCCAGAGCGTCAGGTTATGGCATATCGTCAATCAGCAGCGACACTCAATCTTCTGCGTGCGTTCGCGCAGGGTGGTTATGCAAACCTCGTCAATGTTCACAGCTGGATGCTTGGCTTTGCGAATGGCAGCCCGCAATCAGAGCGCTATATGAAACTTGCCAATCGTATTTCGGAATCAATCAACTTCATGAAGGCGATTGGCATTACACCTGAAACGCACCCTGCCCTGAGCGAAACAGAGTTTTTCACAAGTCATGAGGCGTTACTTCTTGGCTATGAACAAGCACTGACACGTATCGATTCCACAACTGGTGACTATTACGCTACGTCAGGTCACATGATTTGGATTGGCGACAGAACACGCCAACCAGACCACGCCCATGTTGAATTCTGCCGCGGAATTAAAAACCCGCTTGGGCTGAAATGTGGCCCATCTTTGGATCCAGAAGAACTTATCGAACTTATTGATATTCTAAATCCGGAAAATGAAGCTGGTCGCCTGACGCTTATTGCGCGTTTTGGTCATGATAAGGTTGCAGATCACCTTCCAAAACTTATTCGTGCCGTCGAACGTGAAGGCAAAAAAGTTGTTTGGTCATGTGATCCAATGCACGGCAATACAATCTCAATGTCTGGATATAAAACACGTCCATTCGACCGGATTTTGACAGAAGTTGAAACATTCTTCGACGTTCATCACGCTGAAGGCACACATGCCGGCGGCATCCATGTTGAAATGACTGGCAAAAACGTTACCGAATGTACGGGCGGTGCACGTGCACTTTCTGGTGATGATCTGTCTGAACGCTATCACACACATTGTGACCCGCGTTTGAATGCCGAACAAGCGCTTGAACTTGCTTTCCTTGTTGCTGAACGCATGAAGGAAGGTTCAAAAATCATCACGGACGCAGCAACGGCATAA
- a CDS encoding DUF2059 domain-containing protein produces MSIQRQFRKIAFGTGLILALSPINSTFAQDISADHLKVARQAIGALKVTASFDDILPATSERLKASLIQANPNFSDEISLTVDEEAIKIAGRRSALEEEAAMIYAKKFSLAELTEIAAFYNTEAGKKLLQSAPSAGRELLRAAEIWAGGISRDLSAAANVALKEKLTKAADVKPETPAEGDAAPKAE; encoded by the coding sequence ATGAGCATTCAACGTCAATTTCGTAAAATCGCATTCGGAACAGGCTTAATCTTGGCTTTGTCACCAATAAACTCAACATTTGCGCAAGATATTTCTGCCGATCACTTGAAAGTGGCTCGCCAGGCAATAGGTGCTCTCAAAGTTACTGCAAGTTTTGATGATATTTTGCCAGCAACGTCTGAACGGCTTAAAGCCAGCCTAATACAGGCAAACCCGAATTTTTCCGATGAAATATCACTCACTGTGGATGAAGAAGCCATCAAAATTGCCGGTCGACGCTCAGCCTTGGAAGAAGAAGCAGCAATGATTTATGCGAAAAAATTCTCTCTGGCGGAGCTGACTGAAATCGCAGCATTTTATAACACCGAAGCTGGTAAAAAACTTCTCCAATCTGCACCTAGTGCCGGACGTGAACTTTTGCGAGCTGCTGAAATTTGGGCTGGAGGTATCAGCCGAGACCTTAGTGCAGCTGCGAACGTTGCACTGAAGGAAAAACTTACAAAAGCTGCAGATGTGAAACCTGAAACTCCGGCTGAAGGTGATGCCGCCCCAAAAGCTGAATAA
- the rpiA gene encoding ribose-5-phosphate isomerase RpiA: MDALQLKISAANAALDYVKSGMRLGVGTGSTADEFTKLLGEKVQQGLDIQAVPTSERTQKLCNEVGIKTYTLEDLPQLDLTIDGADELDHKLQLIKGGGGALLREKIVAGASSKMIVIADTSKTVETLGAFPLPIEVVPFGLASTTIAIENLAKVMELSGPIELRKNSDQTTFVTDGGHFILDASFSLIYDAKRLCDALNKVPGVVENGLFIDMATTALVAGTNGVNVIEKNN, from the coding sequence ATGGATGCTCTCCAACTCAAAATATCGGCAGCAAATGCAGCGCTTGACTATGTCAAATCAGGCATGCGCCTTGGCGTAGGCACTGGATCGACGGCTGATGAGTTTACCAAATTATTGGGTGAAAAAGTTCAACAAGGTCTCGATATTCAAGCAGTACCGACATCTGAGCGCACACAAAAATTATGCAATGAAGTTGGGATCAAAACCTATACGTTAGAAGATCTACCACAACTCGATTTGACAATTGACGGTGCTGACGAACTTGATCACAAACTCCAACTCATCAAAGGCGGCGGTGGCGCATTATTGCGAGAAAAAATTGTTGCAGGAGCCTCTTCTAAGATGATTGTCATTGCGGACACATCTAAAACAGTTGAAACACTGGGAGCATTCCCACTTCCGATAGAAGTTGTTCCTTTTGGTTTAGCGTCAACGACCATTGCTATAGAAAATCTTGCTAAAGTCATGGAATTAAGTGGTCCAATTGAACTTCGCAAAAATAGCGATCAAACTACATTTGTAACCGACGGCGGACATTTTATATTGGACGCATCTTTTAGCCTTATTTATGATGCAAAGCGACTTTGTGATGCTTTGAATAAAGTTCCCGGTGTTGTAGAGAATGGTTTATTTATCGATATGGCCACCACAGCGCTGGTTGCTGGAACAAATGGCGTCAATGTCATTGAAAAAAATAATTAG
- a CDS encoding L,D-transpeptidase family protein, with protein MTRKFTKNAVILLTAFTIIEVSPLPIVQLVQPAAAENNFLNALFGVNARKRRQAEKKRREEALRQQPKKPAPRIRGARYKTYIADKLVTAKLDQIVDPVTTSAVSHNENIATTAQANSTAKTDPFALGFETLSSLNLKTLPEVSEALVTHYSSSPSYRWVNENGPTKQALALHKALQEAYMVGLPNENYTVDLPNAAVLATGESAWSDYMRFEMELSAAILTYMVDASRGLISPKKISGYHDFKRKKLDLDKALFKAALSDNPTEFLHSFNPSGEHFLALKSELAELLGAEEKERITIAPDTFLKPGKSSPEMRNIVASIRLKGSEELKTNYAFELNTYRGDDLYTPELVTLVKAFQKENNLSDDGIIGRKTIRAMVEDSNAVKIEKVKLAMERARWLPGKLADRRVFINQPAYNVTYYENNKSKLSMRVVVGKKSNQTNFFDDEIEKVEFNPYWGVPQSIITNEMLPKLRADPSYLDRLGYEVSYNGRRSSSSSIDWYSLNSTRAVGVRQPPGRKNALGELKILFPNAHAIYMHDTPAKKLFGRDTRAFSHGCVRLQDPRAMAAAVLGTDLNSIEGHIAPRKNKTVFVDKPIPVHVSYFTAWPNDAGAIEYFDDVYGRDKALQKAFATTIKSRTAS; from the coding sequence TTGACCCGGAAGTTCACGAAAAACGCTGTTATTCTGCTTACTGCTTTTACAATAATAGAAGTTTCGCCTTTGCCAATAGTGCAACTTGTGCAGCCTGCGGCGGCGGAAAATAACTTTTTGAATGCATTATTCGGTGTAAATGCAAGAAAACGCCGTCAAGCTGAAAAGAAACGCCGAGAGGAAGCCCTCCGTCAGCAACCCAAGAAACCTGCTCCAAGAATTAGAGGAGCAAGATATAAGACCTACATTGCTGATAAATTAGTAACAGCAAAGCTTGATCAAATTGTAGATCCCGTAACGACGTCTGCAGTTTCCCATAACGAAAATATCGCAACAACAGCACAAGCTAATTCAACAGCAAAGACTGATCCTTTTGCTCTTGGATTTGAGACCTTGTCTTCTTTGAACCTCAAAACATTACCAGAAGTTTCTGAGGCACTGGTAACACATTATTCGAGCAGCCCGAGTTATCGCTGGGTGAATGAAAATGGCCCAACAAAACAAGCCTTAGCGCTTCATAAAGCCCTCCAAGAAGCTTATATGGTCGGTCTACCTAATGAAAATTATACGGTCGATCTGCCTAATGCCGCCGTACTCGCTACGGGCGAAAGTGCCTGGTCGGACTACATGCGTTTTGAAATGGAGTTATCCGCTGCCATTTTGACTTATATGGTTGATGCAAGCCGTGGTTTAATCAGCCCGAAAAAGATTTCTGGTTACCACGATTTCAAGCGTAAAAAGCTGGATTTGGATAAAGCATTATTTAAAGCCGCACTTTCTGACAATCCGACAGAGTTTTTACATAGTTTCAACCCGTCCGGTGAGCATTTCTTGGCGCTAAAGTCTGAACTGGCTGAACTTCTAGGTGCAGAAGAAAAAGAACGCATCACAATCGCTCCTGATACATTTCTTAAACCGGGGAAATCAAGCCCTGAGATGAGAAACATTGTTGCCAGCATTCGCTTGAAAGGTTCAGAAGAACTAAAAACGAATTACGCTTTTGAGCTAAATACCTATCGCGGTGATGATCTTTACACACCGGAGCTTGTTACATTGGTCAAAGCTTTCCAGAAAGAAAACAACCTTTCTGATGATGGTATTATCGGCAGAAAAACCATTCGAGCGATGGTTGAAGATTCCAATGCTGTTAAGATAGAAAAAGTCAAACTGGCGATGGAACGCGCTCGTTGGCTACCAGGCAAGCTGGCAGATCGGCGCGTCTTCATTAATCAACCAGCATATAATGTAACTTATTATGAAAATAATAAGTCAAAACTCTCTATGCGTGTTGTGGTTGGGAAAAAATCAAACCAAACAAACTTCTTTGACGATGAAATCGAGAAAGTCGAATTCAATCCATATTGGGGTGTGCCGCAATCAATCATCACAAATGAGATGCTGCCTAAACTTCGTGCGGACCCATCTTATCTTGATCGTCTCGGCTATGAAGTTAGCTATAATGGACGTAGGTCTTCATCAAGCTCAATTGACTGGTATAGTTTGAATTCAACCAGAGCTGTTGGTGTTCGCCAGCCTCCTGGTCGAAAAAATGCTTTGGGAGAATTAAAGATACTCTTCCCAAATGCCCATGCCATATACATGCATGACACGCCTGCGAAAAAGCTATTCGGTCGTGATACGCGTGCATTCAGTCACGGGTGTGTACGCTTACAAGACCCAAGAGCAATGGCTGCAGCAGTATTAGGGACTGATCTCAATTCGATTGAAGGTCATATCGCACCTCGGAAAAATAAAACTGTTTTTGTCGATAAACCAATCCCGGTGCATGTCTCTTATTTCACAGCTTGGCCAAATGACGCTGGAGCCATTGAATATTTTGATGATGTTTACGGCCGTGACAAAGCCTTACAGAAAGCATTTGCAACAACAATCAAGTCAAGAACTGCTTCTTAA
- a CDS encoding NAD+ synthase yields the protein MTKPLDILRIATAQLNPTVGDLSGNVEKAKTAYDDAVRHKADLVLFTELFLSGYPPEDLVLKPSFLKACDDALQEICAITADGGPGIIIGYPRQNGERRHNSIAVIDDGEIIAIRDKVDLPNYGEFDEKRVFDAGDMPGPINFRGVRIGIPICEDIWGDLGVCETLAETGAEILLSPNGSPYYRGKLDVRHQVVLKQVIECELPMIYANQFGGQDELIFDGASFAFNADKSLAFQMSQFEETVSISTWKREDDVWLCSNGPNSVIPDGEEADYRACMHGLRDYVNKNGFKNVVLGLSGGIDSAICAALAVDALGEERLRAVMMPYRYTSELSLEDAADCAKALGCRYDIVQIEEPVQGFLSNLSEMFDGTDEGITEENLQSRTRGTILMAISNKFGSMVVTTGNKSEMSVGYATLYGDMNGGFNPIKDIYKMQVYELSRWRNTQVPPGALGPSGEVIPTSIIDKAPSAELRPDQTDQDSLPPYPALDDILECLVEKEMATDDIVARGHEEAVVHRIEHLLYIAEYKRRQSAPGVKITKKNFGRDRRYPITNRFRDRGN from the coding sequence ATGACAAAACCACTCGATATCCTGCGTATAGCAACTGCACAATTAAACCCAACTGTTGGGGATCTTTCAGGTAACGTAGAAAAGGCAAAAACTGCCTATGACGACGCTGTCCGACATAAGGCTGATCTGGTTCTTTTCACAGAATTATTCTTATCCGGATACCCGCCAGAAGATTTGGTTCTCAAGCCTTCCTTTTTAAAAGCATGCGATGACGCATTGCAGGAAATTTGCGCGATAACTGCAGATGGTGGGCCCGGAATTATTATCGGATATCCACGCCAGAATGGTGAGAGACGACATAACTCCATAGCTGTTATTGATGATGGTGAAATTATTGCAATTCGCGATAAAGTCGATCTGCCAAACTACGGCGAGTTTGATGAAAAACGGGTGTTTGATGCAGGCGATATGCCCGGCCCTATCAATTTTCGTGGTGTACGAATTGGCATTCCCATTTGTGAAGATATTTGGGGTGATCTTGGTGTATGCGAAACGCTCGCCGAAACCGGTGCTGAAATACTATTATCTCCCAATGGATCTCCCTATTATCGAGGAAAATTAGATGTTCGGCATCAAGTTGTTTTAAAGCAGGTCATCGAATGCGAACTTCCAATGATCTACGCCAATCAGTTTGGTGGGCAGGATGAGCTAATTTTCGATGGTGCTAGCTTTGCCTTCAATGCTGATAAAAGCCTTGCCTTCCAGATGAGTCAGTTTGAAGAAACTGTCAGCATTAGCACTTGGAAACGAGAAGACGACGTTTGGCTCTGCTCAAACGGCCCTAACTCAGTTATTCCAGATGGCGAAGAGGCAGACTATCGCGCCTGCATGCATGGCCTTAGGGACTATGTGAATAAGAATGGATTCAAGAACGTCGTTCTAGGCCTCTCAGGCGGTATCGATTCCGCAATTTGCGCTGCCTTGGCTGTTGATGCATTGGGTGAAGAGCGCTTACGCGCCGTCATGATGCCCTATCGTTACACATCTGAATTATCTTTAGAAGATGCAGCAGATTGCGCAAAAGCGTTAGGTTGCCGCTATGATATCGTTCAAATTGAAGAACCTGTTCAAGGGTTCTTATCAAACTTAAGTGAAATGTTTGACGGGACCGATGAAGGTATCACCGAAGAGAACTTACAAAGCAGAACTCGCGGAACCATTTTGATGGCTATCTCCAATAAATTTGGATCGATGGTTGTCACAACTGGCAACAAATCAGAAATGTCCGTTGGTTATGCCACGCTCTATGGCGATATGAACGGTGGCTTTAACCCAATTAAAGACATCTATAAAATGCAGGTCTATGAGCTTTCTCGTTGGAGAAATACGCAAGTACCCCCAGGGGCATTGGGGCCTTCAGGAGAAGTCATTCCGACCTCCATCATTGACAAAGCGCCCTCAGCTGAACTTCGACCTGATCAGACGGACCAAGATTCACTACCGCCATACCCTGCTCTGGATGATATTTTAGAGTGCTTGGTTGAAAAAGAAATGGCTACGGATGACATTGTCGCCAGAGGTCATGAGGAAGCCGTTGTACATCGAATTGAGCATTTGCTTTATATTGCGGAGTACAAACGCCGGCAGTCTGCTCCAGGTGTAAAAATCACCAAAAAGAACTTTGGACGAGATCGGCGTTATCCAATAACCAACAGGTTTCGCGACAGGGGCAACTGA
- a CDS encoding gamma-glutamylcyclotransferase family protein — protein sequence MTEQLIDILHKKAKQGPIVGYFGYGSLVNKNTLRTEYIATIPATLKGWQRMWDTPSGDDFDGQSVSLLTVRPNQSKSTKGVVVFDWAENLPLVDAREHNYHRRTINTKELAFENLFDASSHSFYVYEAIENKTLEDGRPPLLHSYLDAVLQGFHDVYGSDGIHEFMATTENFHTPILNDRNQPQYPRSVQLNEEQRALIDLILASKADISFIE from the coding sequence ATGACTGAGCAGCTCATCGATATTTTGCACAAGAAAGCTAAACAAGGCCCGATCGTTGGCTATTTTGGCTATGGCTCACTTGTTAATAAAAATACACTTCGCACAGAATATATCGCCACCATTCCCGCAACATTAAAAGGATGGCAAAGGATGTGGGATACCCCGTCTGGAGATGATTTTGATGGTCAAAGTGTTTCACTTTTAACCGTTAGACCTAATCAAAGCAAAAGCACCAAAGGTGTTGTAGTATTTGATTGGGCCGAAAATTTGCCGCTGGTTGACGCCCGAGAACATAATTATCATCGCCGTACCATTAACACCAAAGAATTAGCGTTTGAAAACCTGTTTGACGCATCTTCGCATAGTTTTTATGTCTATGAGGCAATCGAAAACAAGACACTCGAAGACGGACGTCCACCTCTCCTTCATTCTTATCTCGACGCAGTTTTGCAAGGCTTTCATGATGTTTATGGATCAGATGGCATTCATGAATTTATGGCCACAACTGAAAATTTTCATACACCCATACTCAATGATCGAAATCAGCCCCAATATCCCCGTTCTGTCCAATTGAATGAAGAACAAAGGGCTTTAATCGATTTAATTTTGGCCTCAAAGGCAGATATTTCTTTCATCGAATAA